A stretch of Ammospiza caudacuta isolate bAmmCau1 chromosome 18, bAmmCau1.pri, whole genome shotgun sequence DNA encodes these proteins:
- the RAD9B gene encoding LOW QUALITY PROTEIN: cell cycle checkpoint control protein RAD9B (The sequence of the model RefSeq protein was modified relative to this genomic sequence to represent the inferred CDS: inserted 2 bases in 2 codons; deleted 1 base in 1 codon) encodes MKCVIGGAQLRVFGRAIHAIARISDEFWFDPLEKGLALRSVNSSRSAYACVFFSSMFFQHYCWTAGTQPCQKEKQLSLPCKLIIKSVLPVFRCVNVLERNVERCSICSSPSEQHITFQLLCRHGVVKTYNLTFQECDPLQAVFAKHMCPNILKVQSRLLADVMIHFPSSQEEITLSVTPMKVCFKSYTEEDTDFSRTMLTEIQLSPEEFDYFQVGVDSEVTFCLKELRGLLAFSEATSVPVSVHFARSGRPIAFSIEDLLLEASFILATLCEAEREAASPEPACCPRPRDSSRTGMDKSDQSSMDGASNEVTATSKKPQQKGNTPSMDPAKPPSALAKQEVKNIPRGSERDEPGRAGEATEAPQAKVRELPTVPALEPHSCCWAEHXHVHWGLQWHQXSQQHSWKTPAQLETLLWGRGVSLGNAAAQKDLRVAKASQIINAQILYHRILTCTNIAFSSSTPCSSELSLTRTRPLVTPSRVW; translated from the exons ATGAAGTGCGTGATCGGGGGGGCGCAGCTCCGAG TGTTTGGAAGAGCAATACATGCCATAGCACGGATCAGTGATGAATTTTGGTTTGACCCCCTAGAAAAAGGT CTTGCCTTAAGATCAGTGAATTCCTCGAGGTCAGCATATGCCTGTGTCTTCTTCTCATCCATGTTTTTCCAGCATTACTGCTGGACAGCTGGGACCCAGCCCTGTCAGAAGGAGAAGCAACTGTCCCTCCCCTGTAAATTGATAATTAAG tcagTTCTCCCTGTGTTTAGATGTGTCAATGTGCTGGAGAGGAATGTAGAGAGATgcagcatctgcagcagccccagtgagCAGCACATCaccttccagctgctctgcaggcacg GTGTTGTAAAAACCTACAACCTGACATTTCAGGAGTGTGATCCCTTGCAGGCTGTTTTTGCAAAGCACATGTGTCCAAACATTCTTAAAGTCCAATCCAG GCTGCTGGCTGATGTGATGATCCACTTCCCAAGCAGTCAGGAAGAAATAACCCTGTCAGTAACTCCAATGAAAGTTTGTTTCAAGAGTTACACTGAGGAAGACACTG ACTTTTCAAGGACAATGCTTACTGAGATACAGCTCAGTCCAGAGGAATTTGACTACTTTCAAGTTGGAGTAGATTCTGAAGTGACATTTTGCCTTAAAGAACTGAGG gggctgctggcgTTCTCTGAAGCCACGAGCGTCCCTGTGTCCGTGCACTTCGCCAGGAGCGGCAG ACCCATTGCTTTCAGCATTGAggacctgctgctggaggcCAGCTTTATCCTGGCTACCCTGTGTGAGGCTGAGAGGGAGGCAGCTTCCCCAGAGCCTGCCTGCTGCCCACGGCCCCGGGACAG CTCGAGGACTGGCATGGATAAATCTGACCAGAGCTCCATGGATGGAGCCAGCAATGAAGTCACAGCCACTTCCAAAAAGCCACAGCAGAAGGGAAACACTCCAAGCATGGACCCTGCAAAACCCCCAAGTGCTCTGGCAAAACAAGAGGTAAAAAACATTCCCAGAGGCAGTGAGAGGGAtgagccaggcagagcaggagaggcCACAGAGGCTCCTCAGGCCAAGGTGAGGGAActccccacagtgccagcactggaaccccacagctgctgctgggctgagc cCCACGTGCACTGGGGGCTTCAGTGGcatc tgtcacagcagcacagctggaaaaccccagcacagctggaaacaCTCCTGTGGGGCAGGGGGGTTTCACTGGGAAACGCTGCT GCTCAGAAAGATCTTAGAGTGGCAAAAGCTTCACAAATAATTAATGCCCAAATTCTGTATCACAGAATTCTTACCTGTACAAATATTGCATTTTCCAGTTCCACTCCATGTTCTTCGGAGCTGTCTCTTACAAGGACAAGGCCATTGGTGACACCTTCCAGAGTCTGGTGA
- the VPS29 gene encoding vacuolar protein sorting-associated protein 29 isoform X2 — MLVLVLGDLHIPHRCNSLPAKFKKLLVPGKIQHILCTGNLCTKDTYDYLKTLAGDVHVVRGDFDENLNYPEQKVVTVGQFKIGLIHGHQVIPWGDMASLALLQRQFDVDILISGHTHKFEAFEHENKFYINPGSATGAYHALENNIIPSFVLMDIQASTVVTYVYQLIGDDVKVERIEYKKS; from the exons ATG ttggtgctggtgctgggtgaCCTGCACATCCCCCATCGCTGTAACAGCCTCCCGGCCAAGTTCAAGAAGCTGCTGGTGCCTGGCAAGATCCAGCACATCCTGTGCACGGGGAACCTCTGCACCAAGGACACCTATGACTACCTCAAGACCCTGGCTGGGGATGTCCATGTTGTCAGAGGGGACTTTGATGAG aaCCTGAATTATCCTGAGCAGAAGGTTGTGACTGTTGGACAGTTCAAGATTGGGCTGATTCATGGCCATCAGGTGATCCCCTGGGGTGACATggccagcctggccctgctccagaggcagTTCGATGTGGACATCCTCATTTCGGGGCACACACACAAATTTGAGGCATTtgaacatgaaaataaattctatATCAACCCAGGATCAGCTACAGGAGCCTACCATGCCTTAGAGAA CAACATCATTCCTTCATTTGTGCTGATGGACATCCAGGCTTCTACAGTAGTTACATATGTCTATCAACTAATTGGAGATGATGTGAAGGTAGAAAGAATTGAGTAcaagaaatcctaa
- the VPS29 gene encoding vacuolar protein sorting-associated protein 29 isoform X1 produces MPCNQLLHSHQAGHRLVLVLGDLHIPHRCNSLPAKFKKLLVPGKIQHILCTGNLCTKDTYDYLKTLAGDVHVVRGDFDENLNYPEQKVVTVGQFKIGLIHGHQVIPWGDMASLALLQRQFDVDILISGHTHKFEAFEHENKFYINPGSATGAYHALENNIIPSFVLMDIQASTVVTYVYQLIGDDVKVERIEYKKS; encoded by the exons ATGCCCTGCAATCAACTCCTCCATTCccaccaggctgggcacaga ttggtgctggtgctgggtgaCCTGCACATCCCCCATCGCTGTAACAGCCTCCCGGCCAAGTTCAAGAAGCTGCTGGTGCCTGGCAAGATCCAGCACATCCTGTGCACGGGGAACCTCTGCACCAAGGACACCTATGACTACCTCAAGACCCTGGCTGGGGATGTCCATGTTGTCAGAGGGGACTTTGATGAG aaCCTGAATTATCCTGAGCAGAAGGTTGTGACTGTTGGACAGTTCAAGATTGGGCTGATTCATGGCCATCAGGTGATCCCCTGGGGTGACATggccagcctggccctgctccagaggcagTTCGATGTGGACATCCTCATTTCGGGGCACACACACAAATTTGAGGCATTtgaacatgaaaataaattctatATCAACCCAGGATCAGCTACAGGAGCCTACCATGCCTTAGAGAA CAACATCATTCCTTCATTTGTGCTGATGGACATCCAGGCTTCTACAGTAGTTACATATGTCTATCAACTAATTGGAGATGATGTGAAGGTAGAAAGAATTGAGTAcaagaaatcctaa